The region AGTGTTACTAAATACAAATCCTAATTGGATGTTGTTGCCGTTTACTTTAATTTTTGGTGTAATAGTCCTCTATTTAATTGACAAAACTGATTTAGCTAGTGATAGCGTTCTGAGTATAGTCCTATCTGGGGCATTAGCGATCGGTGTCATCCTCAGCAGCATGATTAAGGGATATCGTGGTAATTTGATGGCTGTACTATTTGGCGATATTCTGGCCATTGATTCCACAGATTTAATGTTGACGCTGCTGGTACTGGTGGGTAGCAGCATTTTTTTATTATCAACTCTGCAACAGCAAATTTTGTTAACCCTTAACCCCGATGTTGCCCAAGTCCAAGGCGTTCCTGTTCAATTATATCGCTATGGGTTTGTAATTTTACTATCTTTAGCCGTCGCTGTGGCGATTAAAGCCGTTGGGGTTTTATTGGTAAATGCCTTTTTAGTCATTCCCGCTTCCACCGCTAAACTGATGAGTCACCATTTTAGCCGCTTTCTCATTCTGTCGGTGATAGTTGGTTCTAGCAGCAGCATCGCTGGGATGATGGTTTCTGGGGTGTTTAACCTGGCTTCTGGACCTAGTATTGTTCTGGTGCAGTTCCTGGTGTTCGTGGTCGTTTTCACCTGGGTGAAGTTAGGGTTCAAAGCAGCATAAAAGTTTTTTCTATAACCCCCTTGACGAATCCTTTTTCTTTTGCTACATTTAGTAATCGTGGCGCACATAAAAAAAGCCCACGCCGGGATAGCTCAGTTGGTAGAGCAGAGGACTGAAAATCCTCGTGTCACCAGTTCAAATCTGGTTCCTGGCATACGTTCTGGAAAATTTAAAATCAACTTTGCCTAGATTTTGACTATTTGGTTAAAAAATCTAGGCTGTTTTTTGTGCTTGCTGTGCGATCGCACTCATTAGACCTCTCCGGAAATATGGTAGAGACGTTCCGCCGGAACGTCTCTACAAGGGTTTCAAACCACGCACATTTAATTACCGGAGATGTCTATTGGTGACAAGTTAAGGCTGAAAGTATTTTGTCAAGAGGCTTTTGGGGGATGATGGAAAAAGAATTGGTCAGACCCACGTTGAAGGTTAGGAAAAGGAGAGACAATTAACTTAATATTTGGTTTTCGCTTCTGTTTGATAATACCTAAATCTCGATTGTGAGGGTTAGTAAAATACTGAACAGGGTCAGTTGCCTTACCTTTTTGATGAGCCATAGTAAAATGATAAAGACCACGATAAATCATTTCTAATGAAATATCATCAAAAGGGAGAGAAAGTTCATCGGCTACGGCATCACCTAAATCAACTAAAACAGCATAAAATAACCAAGATGCCCCAATCTGTAATTGAATTCCATTGATTGAACCTGTCCATAAATAACTTAAACCTAAAAGTCTTTTTACTGTATTAAAAGCATCTTCAATCCGCCAACGCTGCCGATATAAATCTGCAACAACATAGGGCGGTAAAACATTTGGGTCTAGAACACTGGTTAAATAAGAATGCCATGTTTTTCCTGACCTGACTTCAATCAGACGTAAAGTTATAAATGGAGTCTTTTTAGTACCAGAACCTAGACTTATCTTCCGGTCTCGCAATCCATAGCTATCTGTAAATACCTCTTCTATTTTAATTGCTGCTCCTTTAAAGCGGGTGTTGCAACAACAAATAAGGGAGGAACGGCAGCAGGAAAGAACGCAAAGTAATGGATTTTCTTTGTAGTTATGGCGCGATAGCCGAAGGCTTAAGCTTCGCTTATCGCAAAGCCCAAAACTCTTATTTTGTCATGGACTTACGGCAACTTTATTATTTAATGGAACTCGACAACTAATTCAGAAAGATTCTTCTGAATCGAGAGAATAATGCTTTCAGCATTTTTCACGGCAACTTTATCCTTTAAAAAACGGCAATCTTTTCCTTGAAGTCACAAGTCATAGAAATGGCTTTTCGGCTAATTTCAATTTTTTTTCTCTAACCCCTTGACACTCCAGTGAACTGGATACTTCAACATGGAGTCAGTTAAGAATTTGGAGTAATCAAATGGAAAATGCCACACTCAAACTGCGCGGGATGAGTTGCGCTTCCTGTGCTAGAAGTATCGAAGATGCTATTAGTTCTGTCCCCGGTGTCAATGAATGTAATGTAAATTTTGGCGCGGAACAAGCAACAGTTAATTATGACCCCAGAAAAACAGATTTACAAACCATTCAAGATGCCGTGGATGCTGCTGGTTATTCTGCTTATCCTCTGCAAGAACAAAATTTAATGGCAGGAGAAGATGATGAAGAAAAAAGATATCGTCAACAAGAATTACAGGATTTACAGCAAAAGGTAACGATAGGTGGCATCATTAGTGCTGTCTTGGTAATTGGTTCATTACCAATGATGACAGGCTTAAATTTACCTTTTATTCCTAGCTGGTTACATAATTCTTGGTTGCAATTATTCTTAACTACTCCTGTACAGTTCTGGTGTGGTTATTCCTTTTATATTAATGCTGGGAAAGCATTCAAACGCCATGCAGCAACGATGGATACTTTAATTGCTTTGGGTACAAGTGCTGCATTTTTCTATTCCCTTTTTGCTACTTTATTTTCTAACTTTTTCATTGCCCAAGGATTAATGCCAGATGTGTATTATGAAACTGCGGCAGTTGTGATTACTTTGATTTTGTTAGGAAGATTATTTGAAAATCGCGCCAAAGGACAAACCTCAGAAGCTATTAGGAAATTAATAGGTTTGCAAGCAAAAACTGCGCGGTTAATTCGTAACGGAAGAGAAGTAGATGTTCCTATTGAACAGGTAGAAATTGGTGATGTAGTTTTGGTGCGTCCAGGGGAAAAAATTCCCGTTGATGGGGAAGTAGTTGACGGGACATCCACCGTTGATGAAGCGATGGTAACAGGGGAAAGTATACCCGTGAAAAAGCAACCAGGGGATGAAGTCATCGGTGCAACTATTAATAAAACTGGCAGTTTTAAATTTCGAGCAACAAGAGTAGGAAAAGATACTGTATTAGCGCAAATTGTGCAGTTAGTACAACAGGCGCAAGGCTCAAAAGCTCCCATTCAAAGATTAGCAGACCAGGTTACAGGATGGTTTGTGCCAGCAGTAATTGCGATCGCTATCCTGACCTTTATCCTCTGGTACAATATCATGGGTAACGTTACCCTAGCATTGATTACCACAGTCGGGGTGTTAATTATTGCTTGTCCTTGTGCGTTGGGTTTAGCCACACCAACCTCAGTGATGGTAGGTACAGGTAAAGGTGCAGAAAACGGTATTCTCATTAAAGGTGCAGAAAGTTTAGAAATAGCACACAAACTGCAAACAATTGTCTTAGATAAAACAGGCACAATTACCCAAGGTAAACCGACAGTTACAGATTTTCTCACAGTTAACGGTACGGCTAACGGCAACGAAATTAAACTTATTGAATTAGCTGCATCTGTAGAACGTAATTCAGAACATCCTTTAGCAGAAGCAGTTGTTAAATATGCCGAATCTCAGCAAATACCATTAGCAGATGTCAGAGATTTTCAAGCTATAGCTGGTAGTGGTGTTCAAGGAATAGTTGCTAACCGTTTCGTGCAAATTGGTACACAAAGATGGATGGAAGAATTAGGGATTGAAACCGCAGAACTCAAAAACCAAAAAGAACGTTTAGAATATTTAGGAAAAACCGCAGTTTGGTTAGCAGTTGATGGTGAAATTAAAGGATTAATTGGGATTGCTGATGCTATTAAACCCACTTCCATCCAAGCGGTAAAAGCATTACAAAAGCTCGGTTTAGAAGTTGTCATGCTGACTGGAGATAACCGCCGCACCGCCGAAAGTATTGCCCGTGAAGTGGGTATTACTAGAGTTTTAGCAGAAGTTAGACCAGATCAAAAAGCTGCCACAGTACAAGCAATACAAGCAGAAGGCAAAATTGTAGCGATGGTGGGTGATGGTATCAATGATGCACCAGCCTTAGCCCAAGCCGATGTGGGAATAGCAATTGGAACAGGTACAGATGTGGCGATCGCTGCTAGTGATATTACTTTAATTTCCGGTGATTTACAAGGGATTGTAACTGCTATTCAACTCAGTCGCGCCACCATTAGAAATATTCGTCAAAATCTGTTTTTTGCTTTTGTTTATAATGTGGCTGGTATTCCTATTGCTGCGGGTATTTTGTTTCCTGTTTTTGGTTGGTTGTTAAATCCAATTATTGCTGGTGCTGCTATGGCTTTTAGTTCGGTTTCTGTGGTTAGTAATGCTCTGCGTTTACGGAATTTTCAGCCTAAATTCTAAAGCAGGTGACAGGGAACAGGTGACAGAGTGAAAAGAGGTGAATTGGTATGTTGAATCAAGTGATGTTTTTTGGAAGTTTGGTGGGATTTGGTTTTTTGTTGGGTGTGTTTTCTGGAATTTTGGTTTAGTTAAGAAATTCAACGCAGATAGTTAATTAATGGAGAGTTTATTATGTTGAGGAAAACAGCTTTTTTGGGTGGTTTGGTTGGTGTAATTTTGGGTTTTTCTGCTGGTGAAGTATTGGCACAATCTGAGCATGAAAATCATTCAGTAGGTACAGTACAAAATAATCAATTTCAAAGAATTGAACAGCCATTAGGTAATAAAGTTGCTGTGACTTTGGGCGGTTTGGGTATTTTGGGTTTACAACTTTGGTGGTTTTTGTTAAGTAAACCTAAGTCGCAAAAAGCTGTTACCGCAAATGGTGATTTTCAGGAAGTAGATATTATTGTTGATGGGTGATATGATCCGAGTCGAATTTTGGTACAAGCGGATAAACCTGTGAGGTTGAAATTTGTACGTAAAGATCCTAGTGGTTGTTTGGAACAGGTGATTATTCCTGATTTTCATATTGCGGCAGATTTACCCGTTAATCAAATCACAACTGTAGAATTTACACCCCAACAACCAGGAACTTATTTATTTAGTTGTGGAATGAATATGTTACGCGGTGAAATTCATGTAGAGGTTTCAGAAAATGAATCAAAAATTAGTGAGGAAGATAAAACCATGATAAAAGAATCTCAAACTCATGCTTTCAATTCAATTAATGAACAGGAAATCATTGTAGAGCAAAAAAGTCAGCAAACTATAGTTATGGTGGATCAGGGTTATGTCCCTAATCGCATAATTGTTAAAGCTGGGAAAAAAGTTAAACTTGATTTTTTGCGGGGTAATTCTAGTAATTGTTTGGCAAAAGTTGTCATTCCTGATTTTGGTATTGCTGCTGATTTACCACTCAATAAATTAACTTCAATTGAGTTTACACCTGAAAAACCTGGTGAATATGCTTTCACTTGTGGAATGAAGATGTTTCGCGGTGATATTTCTGTTCAACCAGCAGATTCATAATAGGATTTTAACGAACCACAGAGGCACAGAGAACACAGAGCAATAAGAGTTTCCGAGATGTTTGGCGTAAGTGCTACATGATCTATTGTTTCACTGTAAATAGTCGGGATTGATAATGATTTTTGGGTAAGTTGAAATTAATTTTTTGTATTAACTACAAAGTTCACAAAGGAAGATGAAATGATTGATGTTGGATTAACTCACATTGCTTTACCTGTATCTAATCTGGAAAAAAGTATTGAGTTTTACGCTACTTATGCTCAAATGCAAGTAGTTCACCGTCGGGTTGATACAAATACCGGAGTTTCTGTTGTTTGGTTAACAGATTATACTCGTCCTTTTGCTGTGGTTTTGATTGAAACTAAGTCAGTAAATACTTCACTTTCTCCCCTTGCACATTTGGGAGTAGGTTGTAAAAGTCGGGAAGCTATGGATGTTTTGTGTGATCAAGCTCGTCAAGCGGGTGTGTTGATAGATGAACCTAAAGATTTTGGTTATCCGGTCGGATATTGGGCGTTTTTACGAGATCCTGATGGTCACACCTTGGAATTATCCTATGGTCAAGAAATTGGTTTGACGGTGGAGCAGGAAAATATTTAGAAAATATTGAGAGTTCTGGTAATATTTTCTTGTCTGCTCCTTTTTATTTGAGATGTGCGATCGCCAAGATGCTGATTATTTGGAAGATTCTACATCAGTTTCTAGGTTCTGTTTCATTGCTGCACCTATGGACTGAACATTGGTTTCTGTACTTTGTAGTAAACTCTGGGCAACATTTGATTGATCATAATGACTGCGATTTTGACTCAGTTTATATTTTCCTTCCAACTTTGTGACAGTCATCTCAAAAGCAATAATTCCATTCATCATTCCCTCGCGGAAGTGATCGGATAAATCTTCCCATTGAGATTTATAGTCAGAGTCATAGGTTTCAATCATTTCATCAATCATTTGATCCATTAATTCTGGCGCATCTTCAAGAGTAATAACTTGAGACAACCCATAAGCGTGTACTGCGATATAGTTCCAAGTCGGTACACTCTCTTTCTTCTCATATAAAGATGGTGAAATATAAGCATGAGGTCCATGAAAAATCGCTAGTGTTTCACCTAAACCAAAACTTTGCCATTGAGAATTGGCCTTTGCAAGATGACCTGACAATTTAACAACACCATTCTCTACTGTCACTACAACGGGAATATGTGAAGCTACAGGAATA is a window of Anabaena sphaerica FACHB-251 DNA encoding:
- a CDS encoding metal ABC transporter permease, coding for MDLLIDVQSALLGITNIHELVNLLQFPFMQRAIIGAVFMGILGGLLGSFVTLRQLSFFSHAVGHAALVGVALGVLLNTNPNWMLLPFTLIFGVIVLYLIDKTDLASDSVLSIVLSGALAIGVILSSMIKGYRGNLMAVLFGDILAIDSTDLMLTLLVLVGSSIFLLSTLQQQILLTLNPDVAQVQGVPVQLYRYGFVILLSLAVAVAIKAVGVLLVNAFLVIPASTAKLMSHHFSRFLILSVIVGSSSSIAGMMVSGVFNLASGPSIVLVQFLVFVVVFTWVKLGFKAA
- a CDS encoding heavy metal translocating P-type ATPase, yielding MENATLKLRGMSCASCARSIEDAISSVPGVNECNVNFGAEQATVNYDPRKTDLQTIQDAVDAAGYSAYPLQEQNLMAGEDDEEKRYRQQELQDLQQKVTIGGIISAVLVIGSLPMMTGLNLPFIPSWLHNSWLQLFLTTPVQFWCGYSFYINAGKAFKRHAATMDTLIALGTSAAFFYSLFATLFSNFFIAQGLMPDVYYETAAVVITLILLGRLFENRAKGQTSEAIRKLIGLQAKTARLIRNGREVDVPIEQVEIGDVVLVRPGEKIPVDGEVVDGTSTVDEAMVTGESIPVKKQPGDEVIGATINKTGSFKFRATRVGKDTVLAQIVQLVQQAQGSKAPIQRLADQVTGWFVPAVIAIAILTFILWYNIMGNVTLALITTVGVLIIACPCALGLATPTSVMVGTGKGAENGILIKGAESLEIAHKLQTIVLDKTGTITQGKPTVTDFLTVNGTANGNEIKLIELAASVERNSEHPLAEAVVKYAESQQIPLADVRDFQAIAGSGVQGIVANRFVQIGTQRWMEELGIETAELKNQKERLEYLGKTAVWLAVDGEIKGLIGIADAIKPTSIQAVKALQKLGLEVVMLTGDNRRTAESIAREVGITRVLAEVRPDQKAATVQAIQAEGKIVAMVGDGINDAPALAQADVGIAIGTGTDVAIAASDITLISGDLQGIVTAIQLSRATIRNIRQNLFFAFVYNVAGIPIAAGILFPVFGWLLNPIIAGAAMAFSSVSVVSNALRLRNFQPKF
- a CDS encoding cupredoxin domain-containing protein; this encodes MLRGEIHVEVSENESKISEEDKTMIKESQTHAFNSINEQEIIVEQKSQQTIVMVDQGYVPNRIIVKAGKKVKLDFLRGNSSNCLAKVVIPDFGIAADLPLNKLTSIEFTPEKPGEYAFTCGMKMFRGDISVQPADS
- a CDS encoding VOC family protein; this translates as MIDVGLTHIALPVSNLEKSIEFYATYAQMQVVHRRVDTNTGVSVVWLTDYTRPFAVVLIETKSVNTSLSPLAHLGVGCKSREAMDVLCDQARQAGVLIDEPKDFGYPVGYWAFLRDPDGHTLELSYGQEIGLTVEQENI
- a CDS encoding FMN-binding negative transcriptional regulator codes for the protein MMYVPPAFREDDMEKLVAFMRDNSFATVVSIMNDIPVASHIPVVVTVENGVVKLSGHLAKANSQWQSFGLGETLAIFHGPHAYISPSLYEKKESVPTWNYIAVHAYGLSQVITLEDAPELMDQMIDEMIETYDSDYKSQWEDLSDHFREGMMNGIIAFEMTVTKLEGKYKLSQNRSHYDQSNVAQSLLQSTETNVQSIGAAMKQNLETDVESSK